The proteins below are encoded in one region of Manis pentadactyla isolate mManPen7 chromosome 2, mManPen7.hap1, whole genome shotgun sequence:
- the RFXAP gene encoding regulatory factor X-associated protein isoform X3, giving the protein MPPVIRLPGNSLSLHCGARSKALWDVWEHFPAGALRGTQKPTHRPGCRSARALSTTPGAEPHMRSQCLRRPLSPAPPGRRVSEKTPGVATLMRGLAPRMRNRVPPRSSHLYPWRHRGWAVCGAPGSRAPPGLSSTEVQGAAEGAGPGASGAPLPAAAAPQFALLVMRPCGGPGEPAALGGGAGAAGAPGCLCEGTAAGGEEAAEDEADLLDAADGPGGGESAASLEDPEDEGLLSGGEGGPGAARRRGGGGGCVSKTCTYEGCRETTSQVAKQRKPWMCKKHRNKMYKDKYKKKKSDQAQSCGGAAPAGGAGNVKLEESPDNILSIVKPRTGSFGDRPARPTLLEQVLNQKRLSLLRSPEVVQFLQKQQQLLNQQVLEQRQQQFPGTSV; this is encoded by the exons ATGCCACCAGTCATAAGACTGCCCGGGAACAGTCTCAGTTTACACTGTGGAGCCCGGTCAAAAGCGCTTTGGGATGTTTGGGAGCATTTTCCAGCAGGTGCGCTGAGAGGGACACAGAAGCCCACACACCGTCCGGGCTGCCGCAGCGCCCGCGCGCTCAGCACCACCCCAGGCGCCGAGCCGCACATGCGCAGCCAGTGCCTCCGGCGGCCGCTCAGCCCTGCCCCTCCAGGCCGCCGGGTTTCCGAAAAGACCCCGGGCGTGGCAACGCTCATGCGCGGGCTGGCGCCGCGCATGCGCAATCGGGTGCCTCCGCGGAGCTCGCACCTTTACCCCTGGCGTCACCGAGGGTGGGCGGTGTGCGGGGCGCCGGGGTCGCGGGCCCCTCCGGGCCTGAGCAGCACGGAGGTGCAGGGTGCCGCCGAGGGCGCGGGGCCGGGCGCCAGCGGCGCGCCCCTCCCCGCGGCCGCCGCCCCGCAGTTCGCCCTGCTGGTGATGCGGCCCTGCGGCGGGCCCGGTGAGCCTGCGGCCCTCGGGGGCGGCGCCGGCGCGGCCGGGGCCCCGGGCTGCCTGTGCGAAGGGACGGCGGCCGGCGGCGAGGAGGCGGCGGAGGACGAGGCCGACCTGCTGGACGCCGCGGACGGCCCGGGCGGGGGCGAGAGCGCGGCCAGCCTCGAGGACCCGGAGGACGAGGGGCTGCTGTCGGGGGGCGAGGGCGGCCCCGGGGCAGCCcggcggcggggcggcggcgggggcTGCGTGAGCAAGACGTGCACCTACGAGGGCTGCCGCGAGACCACGAGCCAGGTGGCCAAGCAGCGCAAGCCGTGGATGTGCAAGAAACACCGCAACAAGATGTACAAGGAcaagtacaagaagaagaagagcgaCCAGGCCCAGAGCTGCGGGGGCGCCGCGCCGGCCGGCGGCGCGGGGAACGTCAAGCTGGAG GAAAGTCCAGATAACATACTCTCCATTGTTAAACCAAGAACAGGATCTTTTGGGGATCGTCCTGCAAGACCTACTCTTCTAGAACAAGTGTTAAATCAAAAACGACTG tcatTGCTAAGAAGTCCAGAAGTGGTGCAGTTTTTACAAAAACAGCAACAACTATTAAATCAGCAAGTTTTGGAGCAAAGACAGCAGCAGTTCCCAGGGACATCAGTGTGA